The following is a genomic window from Desulforegula conservatrix Mb1Pa.
CTCCATATGCTTGATGACAAAACAAAATATTTCATCAATCCGACAGGAAAATTTGTAGTCGGTGGACCTATGGGCGACTGCGGACTCACGGGCCGCAAGATCATCGTTGACACCTACGGCGGACAGGGTAGTCACGGCGGCGGATGTTTCTCAGGGAAAGATCCGTCCAAGGTTGACAGAAGCGCTTCCTACATGGGCAGATATGTCGCAAAGAATATAGTTGCTTCTGGCCTTGCAAAACGCTGTGAAGTCCAGATTGCATATGCAATCGGTGTTGCAGAGCCTGTGTCTGTTCTTGTGAACACAATGGGAACGGGCATTGTTCCAAATGATGTAATAGCCCAGGCCGTAAGAAAGGTTTTTGAGCTCAAGCCGGCGGGAACAATAAAGCAGCTTGATCTTTTAAGACCTATCTACAGGCAGACTTCTGCGTACGGGCATTTCGGAAGAACCGAGCCTGAATTCAGCTGGGAAAAAACTGATCTTGCCAAAAAACTCAGGGATGTTGTTGGCGTTTAATCCCTGATTATTCGGATAATTTAAGGGGGGAAGCTTGAAGTCTGGCTTCCCCTTTTATTTGGCAAGGGTTGAAGCCAGAAACTATAAATTGATTATTTCCATTCCGGAGTCTGTCATCTCCGCAAGGCCCATTTCCTCGGCAAAATTGAAAACCTTATCCATCTTGGAATTTATGACCCGACCGTCATTTCCGGTCATTGAGAAGCCTATTTCAGCTTTTTCCCAGTTGTCATTTGAGCCGACTTCAGCGACGGATACGTTGAAATTGTTCTGAATCCTCGCAATCATGGACTTGACTATACCGCGTTTTTCTTTAAGGGAGAATACGCCGTGGAGCCGGAATGTCATTGAGCCTATGCCTACCACCATTTTATGGGACTCCCAGTTTTATTTCAGTTAGCAGATGTGTTTGTTTATACTGTGGTGGATATCATCTGTAAATTATATTTATAAGTGTTTCAAACTCTTCTGTTCGTGTTTTTATATGAATATCAGTGCTATAAATGCGCTTTTTGTCTTAAGTACCATGGCTGAAAACATCTGGTAACACATTTTTTTGTTGATATAAGTTGCATGTGTCTGCCTTCAGTCTATAATTTGAATTTAATTATTAATGATCTCGCAAAAAGTCAAAAAATGGCTTAATCGTTATGCCGGACTTGATCCGGCATCTTTGTATTTTCAGATACTTCTTGATTCAGGCCTGCGGCGGAAAAACGAAGATTGGACTTTTTGCGACCTTGTCAATTTTTGAAGCTCCGTTATTTTAAAAAAATATTAATTATTTAGAGATTAGGTATGCGATTAACTTTATCAGGCATTATCAGCGTTTCTGCATTAGTGGTGTTTTTAATGATTCTGACTCTGTTCTGGGCAGGACCGGTTTTTTCCGAAGTTGTTAAGGCCGGAGTAATTTCTTTTTCCCCATATTATATTGTGGAGGGTGGAGAGGTGAAAGGCGGTGTCTATACTGATATTCTGGAAAGAATGATGGAACGTGCCGGCCTGAAATACTCTATCCAGGCTTATCCGGTTGCCGAGCTTTTTTCAGGTATTGAAAATGGAGATATCCAGATATGGATGGGGACTCCGGTTAACGGAGCCATTTCAAGTCCAAGAAAAATTGCCGAGGCAAATATCCTTGTTTACACTCCGTCATCAGTTTCACCGCCCTCTTCAATTGACGGGCTTTCAGGAAAAAGGGTGCTTGTGATTGACGGTTATAATTATGGAGGCCTTCTGAAAAAAATGTCCGAGCCTTCACGCAGTATCATTCTTGATCGTGTAAGATCCCATGAAACAGCTTTTAAAAGACTTTCTTCAGGTCTTGAAAGGTTTGTCGTGGATTATCAGACACCTGCTGAAAAGACGATTTCCGATATGAAGATAAAAAATCTCAAATCCCATATTTTAAGCACGGTTGATGTCAAAATATATGTCTCTAAAAAAGCCCCTGATCCTGAAAAACTCATGGAACAGCTCATGAAGGCATATGAAGCGCTTAAGGTTGAAGGGCATTTTTAGAAATGACAACGCAACTTGCAGCAGCTCATCCATTTTCCAGCTCAAGCAGCTTGAAGTAATAATAATGAAGGCGTCGTCATTCCGGCCTGCGCCAGAATGA
Proteins encoded in this region:
- a CDS encoding type 2 periplasmic-binding domain-containing protein, which gives rise to MILTLFWAGPVFSEVVKAGVISFSPYYIVEGGEVKGGVYTDILERMMERAGLKYSIQAYPVAELFSGIENGDIQIWMGTPVNGAISSPRKIAEANILVYTPSSVSPPSSIDGLSGKRVLVIDGYNYGGLLKKMSEPSRSIILDRVRSHETAFKRLSSGLERFVVDYQTPAEKTISDMKIKNLKSHILSTVDVKIYVSKKAPDPEKLMEQLMKAYEALKVEGHF
- a CDS encoding DUF503 domain-containing protein: MVVGIGSMTFRLHGVFSLKEKRGIVKSMIARIQNNFNVSVAEVGSNDNWEKAEIGFSMTGNDGRVINSKMDKVFNFAEEMGLAEMTDSGMEIINL